A genomic region of Exiguobacterium oxidotolerans JCM 12280 contains the following coding sequences:
- a CDS encoding iron-containing alcohol dehydrogenase: MENFQYRNPTKLIFGDGQVSQIKEELKTLNAKKVMLVFGGGSIKRNGVYDDVTRELNEAGIEYVECDGVEPNPRIETAERGIKIAREAGVDALLALGGGSVIDCTKLIAAGIPYEGEAWDLVIGKATPETVIPFGTVLTLAATGSEMNSGSVITNWKTQEKYGWGSPLTFPTFSVLDPKYTVSVPKDQTIYGIVDMMSHCLEQYFHTAHAPVQERMTEGVMQAVVEAAPKLVNDLENVELRGTILFAGTMALNGVLQMGARGDWASHNIEHAVSAVHDIPHAGGLAILFPNWMRHVLDESNAHRFVTLGENVFNVDTEGKSEIEAAHATIDAISAFWTSLGAPNRLADYDIKEDTVDSIVKSAMTRGDFGNFKSLGNEDVREIVTAAL; this comes from the coding sequence ATGGAAAACTTTCAATATCGTAATCCAACGAAATTAATTTTTGGTGACGGTCAAGTCAGCCAAATCAAAGAAGAACTTAAAACACTAAATGCTAAGAAAGTCATGCTCGTCTTTGGTGGCGGAAGTATTAAACGCAACGGCGTCTATGACGACGTTACACGCGAACTGAACGAAGCAGGAATCGAATATGTCGAATGTGACGGCGTTGAACCAAACCCACGCATCGAAACAGCGGAGCGCGGCATTAAGATCGCACGTGAAGCAGGTGTTGATGCATTGCTCGCACTAGGTGGCGGTTCTGTCATCGACTGTACAAAACTGATCGCAGCAGGTATTCCGTATGAAGGTGAAGCATGGGATCTTGTCATCGGGAAAGCGACGCCGGAAACAGTCATTCCATTCGGTACCGTCTTGACACTTGCAGCAACTGGTTCAGAAATGAACTCGGGTTCTGTCATCACGAACTGGAAAACGCAAGAGAAATATGGTTGGGGTAGCCCGCTTACATTCCCGACGTTCTCAGTCCTTGATCCAAAATACACGGTCAGTGTTCCAAAAGACCAAACAATTTACGGGATCGTTGACATGATGAGTCACTGTCTTGAACAGTACTTCCATACGGCACACGCACCTGTCCAAGAACGGATGACAGAAGGCGTCATGCAAGCTGTCGTCGAAGCAGCACCAAAACTCGTCAACGATCTTGAGAACGTTGAGCTTCGCGGAACAATTCTCTTCGCAGGTACGATGGCACTAAACGGCGTACTTCAAATGGGAGCACGCGGTGACTGGGCTTCACATAACATCGAGCATGCCGTCTCAGCGGTTCATGACATCCCACACGCAGGTGGTCTTGCAATCCTCTTCCCAAACTGGATGCGCCACGTGTTGGACGAATCAAACGCACATCGTTTCGTCACACTCGGTGAAAACGTCTTTAACGTCGACACGGAAGGTAAATCAGAAATCGAAGCAGCTCATGCGACGATTGATGCAATCAGTGCATTCTGGACATCACTCGGTGCACCAAACCGTCTCGCGGACTACGACATCAAAGAAGATACAGTCGATTCAATCGTCAAGTCAGCAATGACGCGCGGTGATTTCGGTAACTTCAAATCACTTGGGAACGAAGATGTTCGTGAAATCGTAACGGCAGCGTTATAA